In a genomic window of Helianthus annuus cultivar XRQ/B chromosome 10, HanXRQr2.0-SUNRISE, whole genome shotgun sequence:
- the LOC110885112 gene encoding 5'-methylthioadenosine/S-adenosylhomocysteine nucleosidase encodes MATPPKENSNQQNDQHRPISTIVIIIAMQTEALPLVNAFELTEDADSLFPKGTPWVRYHGTYKGLNVNIIWPGKDAVLGVDSVGTVSASLVTYAAIQALQPDLIINAGTAGGFKAKGACIGDVYLACEVAFHDRRIPIPVFDLYGVGLRQGCSTPNLVKELDFKVGKLSTGDSLDMTPQDEASILANDAVIKDMEGAAVGYVTDLLKVPAVFVKAVTDIVDGDKPTSEEFLHNLSAVTVALGKAVTRVVDYIAGKAVSEL; translated from the exons ATGGCCACTCCTCCTAAAGAAAACAGCAACCAACAGAATGATCAGCATCGTCCCATTTCTactattgttatcatcatcg CTATGCAGACGGAAGCACTGCCTCTTGTGAATGCGTTTGAGCTCACAGAGGATGCTGATTCTCT ATTTCCGAAGGGAACACCTTGGGTCCGCTATCATGGTACTTACAAAGGTTTAAATGTGAATATCATTTGGCCAGGGAAAGATGCTGTTTTAG GAGTTGACAGTGTTGGCACTGTTTCTGCATCTCTTGTAACTTATGCTGCTATTCAAGCCTTGCAACCCGACCTCATTATAAACGCTGGCACTGCTGGTGGCTTCAAA GCAAAAGGAGCCTGTATCGGTGATGTGTATCTTGCATGTGAAGTTGCTTTTCATGATAGAAGGATACCAATCCCA GTTTTTGATCTCTATGGTGTTGGTTTGAGACAGGGATGCTCTACACCAAATCTTGTGAAGGAACTTGATTTCAAG GTTGGTAAACTATCTACAGGGGATTCTTTGGACATGACCCCACAGGATGAAGCTTCCATACTTGCAAATGATGCTGTCATCAAAGACATGGAG GGAGCTGCTGTGGGTTATGTAACAGATCTTTTAAAAGTGCCAGCAGTATTTGTGAAAGCGGTTACAGATATTGTGGATGGGGACAAACCGACTTCCGAGGAATTTTTGCACAATTTGTCAGCAGTGACAGTTGCACTCGGGAAAGCGGTCACACGGGTAGTTGATTATATCGCTGGAAAAGCCGTCTCAGAACTCTAA